In one Oscillospiraceae bacterium genomic region, the following are encoded:
- a CDS encoding LysR family transcriptional regulator — MDIGKLEVLVKAAELGNLTRAAEALGYTQSAVSRIIADLEQEWGLPMLIRGRGGVSPTAAGRELLPAVQAVCNARRALEQEVAEIHGLARGTIRIGAFTSIAAQWLPPIMKTFLRSYPGIRFEILTHIEYREIEEWISAGTVDCGFAALPTTLPLDTVFLRRDAELAVLPPDHPLAGEERYPVERFAEDPYIKMEDNRDREVLRIFEALGVRPNLCYNVNDDYSVMSMVENGLGVSVLPDLILRRNPYAIVTKPLDPPQYRYIGLAVRRLDSLSPLTARFVAHVQAWVAGDAI; from the coding sequence ATGGACATTGGAAAGCTTGAGGTGCTGGTCAAGGCGGCGGAGCTGGGCAACCTGACCCGGGCGGCGGAGGCCCTGGGCTACACCCAGTCCGCGGTAAGCCGCATCATCGCGGATCTGGAGCAGGAGTGGGGGCTGCCGATGCTCATCCGGGGCCGCGGGGGGGTGTCCCCCACCGCGGCGGGGCGGGAGCTGCTCCCCGCCGTCCAGGCGGTGTGCAACGCCCGGCGCGCCCTGGAGCAGGAGGTGGCGGAGATCCACGGCCTCGCCCGGGGCACCATCCGCATCGGCGCCTTCACCAGCATCGCGGCCCAGTGGCTGCCCCCCATCATGAAGACCTTCCTGCGCAGCTACCCCGGCATCCGCTTTGAGATCCTCACCCACATCGAGTACCGGGAGATCGAGGAGTGGATCTCCGCCGGCACCGTGGACTGCGGCTTTGCCGCCCTGCCCACCACCCTGCCGCTGGACACCGTGTTCCTCCGGCGGGACGCGGAGCTGGCCGTCCTCCCCCCGGACCACCCCCTTGCGGGGGAAGAGCGCTACCCGGTGGAGCGCTTCGCGGAGGACCCCTACATTAAAATGGAGGACAACCGGGACCGGGAGGTGCTGCGCATCTTCGAGGCCCTGGGCGTGCGGCCCAACCTGTGCTACAACGTGAACGACGACTACTCGGTGATGTCCATGGTGGAAAACGGCCTTGGGGTGAGCGTGCTGCCCGATCTGATCCTGCGCCGCAACCCCTACGCCATCGTCACCAAGCCCCTGGACCCGCCCCAGTACCGGTACATCGGCCTGGCCGTCCGGCGGCTGGACAGCCTCTCCCCCCTGACCGCCCGCTTTGTGGCCCACGTGCAGGCGTGGGTGGCGGGCGACGCGATTTGA